Sequence from the Cellulomonas fimi ATCC 484 genome:
ACGTCGTCGTGCTGGTCCGGCAGGGACGCGGCGCGCTGCCCTCGCGGTTCGGGCCCATGGTCCGCTACTACGTCGTCGCGAGCGCGCTGCTGCCCGTCGGGGTCACGCTCGGGGTCCTCATGGCGCGCGGCGACCTGCCCGACGAGGTGCACGGGCGCGCCTACGTCGCGCACGTCGCGCTCAACCTGCTCGGGTGGGTCGGCATCACCGTGCTCGGCACGCTCGTCGTGCTGTGGCCCACCGTCCTGCACGCGCGCATCGACGAGCGTGCCGAGGCCGCCGGGCCGCGTGCCCTGCCCGTCCTCGTCGCGGGCCTGGGCGTCGTCGGAGCGGGCGCCGCGACCGGGTGGCGCCCGCTCGTCGGCGTCGGGTGCCTCGTCGTGGTCGCCGGGTGCGGCGTGCTCGTGCGGTCGATGGTCGACCAGGCGCGAGACGCCGCCCCGCGCACGTACGCGGCGTGGACGGTCGGGGCGGCCGTCGCCTGGCTCGTCGCGTGCACGCTCGCCTACGGGGCGATCGTCGCGACGGCGCCGTCCTGGGCCGACGCCGTCGACCGGGTGCGGGTGCTCGTCGCACCGTTCGCCGTGGGGTTCGCCGCCCAGGTGCTCGTCGGGTCGCTGTCCTACCTGCTGTCCGTCGTCCTGGGGGGCGGTCCCGCCACCGCGCGCCGCACGGCCGCCGAGCTCGACCGCGGCGCGCTCGTGCGGCTCGTGCTCGTCAACGGCGGGCTCGCCCTCTACGTCGCGCCCGTCCCGGCGGCCGTCCGGGTCGTGTGCTCGCTCGTCGTGCTCGGCGCGCTCGTGACGTTCCTCGTCCTCGCGCTGCGGGCCGTGGTCCTGGCCCGCCGCGCCGGGCCGCCCGTCCCCGTCCCGCGCCCCGCCGGCGCGGTACCGGCGGTCGAGGTCCCGCGCCCGCACCGCAGCGGTGCCGCCGCCGTCGGCGTCGGGGTCCTCGCGCTCGTCGTCGCCCTCGGGGTCGCGCTCGACCCGCCCGCCGCGGGCATCGGCCTGGTCTCCGCCGCCGACGCGGACGGCGTCGCCGCGACGGGGGAGACGCGGACCGTCCGCGTCGAGGCGCACGACATGCGCTTCTCGCCCGACCGGATCGAGGTGACCGCGGGCGACCGGCTCGTCATCGAGCTCGTCAACACCGACCCGCAGACGGTGCACGACCTCACGCTCGCCACGGGCGCCACGACCGGCCGTCTCGCGCCGGGGGACTCCGCGACCCTCGACGTCGGCGTCGTGGGGCGGTCCCTCGAGGCGTGGTGCGCGGTGGCCGGGCACCGGTACATGGGGATGACGCTCGACGTCGTCGCCGTCGGCGGGGCGACGGTCACCGCCGACGACGGCGCGGACCCGGCCGACCCGGGTGCCGAGACGGCTCAGGGAGGCCGTGCGGGTCACGGCGCGGCGGGCACGGCCGGCACGTCCGCAGCCGCGGACCTCGACCTCATGGCCGCCCCCGACGACGCGTTCGTCGCCCGCGACGCGACCGCCCCCGCCCCGCTGCCCGCCGGGCGGACCCACCGGCGCACGCTCACGGTGCAGGAGGTCGAGCGCGAGGTCGCGCCGGGCGTGACGCAGACGCTGTGGACGTTCGACGGCACGGCCCCCGGGCCGGTCCTGCGCGGCCAGGTCGGCGACACGTTCGAGATCACGCTCGTCAACGACGGCAGCATCGGCCACTCGATCGACTTCCACGCGGGCGAGCTGGTCCCGGACGACACCATGCGCACCATCCCGCCGGGGGAGTCGCTGACGTTCTCGTTCACCGCGACGCGCAGCGGCATCTGGATGTACCACTGCTCGACGATGCCGATGAGCCTGCACATCGCGAACGGCATGTCCGGGGCCGTCATCGTCGACCCGCCGGGCCTGCCCGCGGTCGACCACGAGTACGTGCTCGTGCAGTCCGAGCTGTACCTGGGCCCGCAGGGCGGTGTCGCGGACCCGGAGAAGATCGCGGCGCGCACGCCCGACCTCGTCGTCCTCAACGGCTACGCGCACCAGTACCGCGACCGTCCGCTGGAGGTGACCGCGGGGGACCGGGTGCGGTTCTGGGTGCTCGACGCCGGACCGAACCGCCCGTCGGCGTTCCACGTCGTCGGCACGCAGTTCGACACCCTGTACCGGGAGGGCGACTGGGTGCTGCGCGACGGTGGCTCGACCGGCACCGGCGGCGCACAGGTGCTGGCGCTCGCGCCGGCGGAGGGCGGGTTCGTCGAGCTCACGGTGCCCCAGCCCGGCACGTACCCGTTCGTCTCGCACGCGATGTCCGACGCCGAGGCGGGCGCGTCGGGCCGGCTCGTCGTGACGGCCCCCTGACACGACGGCCCACACCGTGCCGCCCGGGTGCGGCCCGGGTGCGGCCCGGGTGTGGCCCGGACGCCGGACGTACGGTGGACGCATGACCTCTCCCACTCCCTCGTCCTCGCCTGCCCTCGACCGGACCGTCGCGATCCGCGGCGGGTACGTCGTCCCCGTGAGCGCCCCGCCGATCGAGGACGGCACGGTGCTCGTGGTCGACGGGCGCATCGCCGCCGTGGGCGGCCCGGAGGTCGAGGTCCCGGCGGGCGCGCGCGTCGTCGACGCGACGGGTCGCTGGGTGCTGCCGGGGTTCGTCGACGGGCACGCGCACGTGGGTCTGCACGAGGAGGGCGAGGGGTCCGCGGGCAACGACACCAACGAGATGGTCACGCCCAACACGGCGGGCGTCCGCGCGGTCGACGCCGTGAACATCGAGGACGAGGGCTTCCGTGACGCGCTCGCGGGCGGGGTCACGGCGGTCGTCGTCAAGCCGGGGTCGGGCAACCCGGTCGGCGGGCAGTCGGTCGCGATGAAGACGTGGGGCGGGCGGACGGTCGACGAGCAGGTGATCTCGGCGTCGGTGAGCGTGAAGTCGGCGCTGGGCGAGAACCCGAAGCGCGTGTACGGCGAGCGCAAGCAGCTCCCGTCGACGCGTCTCGGCACGGCGCTGGTGATCCGCGAGGCGTTCACGAAGGCCCGGCACTACGCCGCGGCACGCGCGGCCGCGGCGACCAAGGGCGAGCCGTTCGCGACGGACCTCGCCCTGGAGACCCTCGCCCGCGTGCTCGACGGCGAGCTGCTGTGGGACCAGCACACGCACCGGCACGACGACATCGCCACCGCGCTGCGGCTGGCCGACGAGTTCGGCTACCGCCTCGTCGTCAACCACGGCACCGAGGCGCACAAGATCGCGGACGTGCTCGCGGAGCGCGACGTGCCGGTGATCTTCGGCCCGATGCTCACGAGCCGCTCGAAGGTCGAGCTGCGGGACCGGGCCGTCGCGAACCTCGCGGCGATCGCGGCCGCGGGCGTGCGCGTCGCGATCACGACCGACCACCCGGTCGTGCCGATCAACTTCCTCGTGCACCAGGCGACGCTCGCCGTCAAGGAGGGCCTGCCGCGCCAGACGGCGCTCGAGGCGCTCACGACGAACCCGGCTGCGTTCTACGGGCTGGACGAGCGGATCGGCGCGCTGGAGGTGGGGCGCGACGGCGACGTCGTCGTGTGGTCGGGCGACCCGCTCGACGTGCACGCGCGCGCCGAGCACGTGCTCGTCGCCGGCCGCACCGTCTACACGTGGGACACCGAGGCGCACCGGGGCCGCGTGGTCGAGCGCGCGGAGCGCTTCACCCGCTGACTCGCCCCGCCCGCCGCACGGGCGACGGCACCGCCCCGGGAGCGTGGGGCGGTGCCGTCGGTGGTGCGTCGTCGGGCGGGAGGGGTGACCCGGTCCCGCCCGACGACCGTCACTTGTAGGTGATCGACGAGGTCGAGTACCCGCAGGCCGCGGACGGCCCGGAACCGGTCTTCGACGGCTCGCCGGACGTGACGCCCTTGTACGCGTCGCAGATGGAGATCTTCTTCGAGGAGTCGCCGATGATCGTCACGTCGGTGATCGTCGCCTTGTCGCCGAGGTTCGGGTTGATCCCGACGAGGGACTTGCCGGGTGCGGTGACCTGGACGTTGTCGACGACGACGGTGCGGGCGTACTGCTTGGAGCAGTTGCCGCACGAGCGGTAGAGCTTGCCGAAGCTCGAGACCTGGAAGTTCGTGATGACGAACGTGCCCGGGCCGTTGTGCTGGAAGACCTTGTCGGACGCCGACCGGGCGCCGCCGCCGTTGACGGTCATGACCTGCGACGAGGCCGTGCCCTTGAACGTCGCCGCGTCCTCCTCGACGTCTTCCCACCAGACGTTCTCGAGCGTGCAGGTGCCGGTGCAGTGCACGCCGTCACCCGCGCCGGTCCCGAGGATGACGTTCTTCAGCACGGCCCCGTTCTCGAGCTTGAACATCGGCGGCTGCGACTCGCTCTGACCGCCGGCCGAGATGCCGTAGTGGCGGACCATGCCGCCGTCGAGCGTGCCCGTCACCGTGATGGTGCTCGACACCTTCTTCTCGCCCTTGGCCGTCGGCCAGGCGGGGAAGGAGCCGGGGGTCGACGTGGGCTGCGTCGTGGGCTTCGGCGTCGCGCTGGTCGTCGGCCTGGGCGTGGACGACGTCGTGGGTGCGGGCGTGCCGGTGGCGCCGACCTTCACGAGCTCCCACTGCTGGTGGTACGACTTGCCGTCGGTGAGCTGGACGACCGCCGCACCCGCCGACGTCGACGCGCCGGCGATCGAGACGGCCTTGCCGGAGCCGCGGTTGACCAGGCGCACGTAGTCGCTCTGCGCGGCGATCGAGAACTGCTGCGCCGTGCTGCTCTGGTCCGTCTGCTGGACGAGGGCGGCACCGTCGGACGTGCTGGCCGACGCCACGCCGAGGACCTTGCCCGAGGCGCGGTTGTGCAGCTCGTACCAGCCGCTGCCGACGCTCACGAAGCTCCACTGCTGGGACGCGGCGTCCGTGCGCGTGGCCGTCACGGCCGCGGCGCCGTCGGACGTCGAGGCGCCCTTGACGTCGACGACCTTGCCGCTCTTGCGGCTGACGAGGACGTAGGACGCGCCACCGTCGGGCGTGGCCGCGGACGCGGCGGGGGCGACCGCGATCGCGGTCGCGGCGGCGAGCACACCGGTGACGGCGAGTGCGACGACCTGCCGGGCGCGGCGCGTGGTCGGGCGGGATGTCATGAACGACCTCCGGGTAGGAAAGCGATTGCTGGGACACCCAACCACCGCAAATCGCCCACCGACCCCCGTATGAGACGTTTCTCATGGCTCTACCGGTCCAGACTTTCGATACCTGGCGACTGCGTCACGGGCCGTGCCGCGCACCCGCCCGGACGCGCGAAGGGGCGCCGCCCGGAGGTCCGGGAGGCGCCCCTGCCGGGCGGTGCGGAGGTCAGCCGCGCAGCTCCAGGTACTTCGCGATGAGCGCCTTCGTCGACGGGTCCTGCGAGTCGAGGGCGGCGGTGTCACCCTCGACGGCGGGCGCGATCTCCATCGCGAGCTTCTTGCCCAGCTCGACGCCCCACTGGTCGAACGAGTCGATGCCCCAGACCACGCCCTGCACGAACGTGATGTGCTCGTACAGCGCGATGAGCTGGCCCAGCACCGACGGCGTGAGCGACGGCGCGAGGATCGACGTCGTCGGCCGGTTCCCCGAGAAGACGCGCGCCGGGACGATCTCCTCCGCGGTGCCCTCGGCGCGGACCTCGTCGGCCGTCTTGCCGAACGCGAGGGCCTTGGTCTGCGCGAAGTAGTTCGCGAGGAACAGGCCGTGCACGTCGGTCTCGCCGTCCTTGAGCGGGTGCGCGGGGTTCGCGACCGCGATGAAGTCCGCCGGGATCAGGCGCGTGCCCTGGTGGATGAGCTGGTAGAACGCGTGCTGGCCGTTGGTGCCGGGCTCGCCCCAGAACACCTCGCCCGTCTGCGTCGTCACGGGCGTGCCGTCCCAGCGGACCGACTTGCCGTTCGACTCCATGGTCAGCTGCTGCAGGTAGGCCGCGAACCGGTGCAGGTACTGCGCGTAGGGCAGGACGGCGTGCGTGTGCGCGCCGAGGAAGTTGACGTACCAGACGTTGAGCAGGCCCATGAGGACGGGCACGTTCTGCGCGAACGGCGTCGTCGCGACGTGCTCGTCGACCGCGTGGAAGCCGGCGAGGAAGTCGCGGAAGGCGTCGGGGCCGATCGCGATCGCGAGCGACGTGCCGATGACCGAGTCGACCGAGTAGCGGCCGCCGACCCAGTCCCAGAAGCCGAACGCGTTCGCCGGGTCGATGCCGAACGCCGCGACCTTGTCGAGCGCCGTGGACACCGCGACGAAGTGCTGCGCGACGGCCGCGTTGCGCGCCTCGTCGGAGTCCTCGGTGCCGAGCTCGCGCCACAGCCAGTCGCGGGCGAGGCGCGCGTTCGTCAGCGTCTCGAGCGTGCCGAACGTCTTGGACGCGACGACGAACAGCGTGGTGCGCGGGTCGAGGCCCTTGACCTTCTCCGCGAGGTCGGTCGGGTCGATGTTCGACACGAACCGCACCTCGAGCCCGTCCTGCACGTACGGCTTGAGCGCCTCGTACGCCATGACCGGGCCTAGGTCGGAGCCGCCGATGCCGATGTTGACGACCGTGCGCACGCGCTCGCCCGTCACCCCGGTCCACGCGCCCGAGCGCACGCGGTCCGCGAACGCGTACATCTTGGTGAGCTCGGCCTGCACGTCGGCGTCCACGTCCTGGCCGTCGACGACGAGTCGGGGCTCGGTGCCCGCGGGGCGGCGCAGCGCGGTGTGCAGGACGGCGCGGTCCTCGGTGACGTTGATGTGGTCGCCGCGCAGCTGCGCCTGGAGGCGGTCCGCGAGGCCGACCTCGTCGGCGAGCCGGACGAGCAGCGCGAGCGTCTCGTCGGTGACGAGGTTCTTCGACAGGTCGACGTGCAGGTCGGCGAGCGTGAACGACAGGCGCTCGGCGCGGGCCGGGTCGGCCGCGAACCAGCCGCGCAGGTCGGCGTGCAGCGTCGCCTCGTGCGCGGACAGGTCCTGCCACGCGCTCGTGCTGGTGGCGTCGATGGGGTGCGAGGACACGGGTCTCCCTCTCGGAGCGGGTGATGGGTGCGCGACCGCGCTGGCCGCTCCAACCTAGTGCGCCGCGTCACGGGCCCGCACGGGACGTCCGTCGGAGGTGGGGCGCCGCCGGACCCCGTAGCGTCGGGCGTCCTCCGGGTCGGCGGCGCCACCGGATTCGCGACAAAACGGATGACTCGGGCATCATCGTCGGATGCTCCGCACCCTTGCGACCTCCCCGCGCCGACGGACGCTCGCGCTCGCGCTGGCGGCGACGGCCTGCGCCGCGCTGCTCGCCGCCTGCACCGCCGACCCCGCGCCCGCGCCCACGTCGAGCACGACCCCGGCCCCGGCGGCGGACGAGGCGGACGCGGCGCCCGTCGCGTCCGCCGTGGCCACGCTGCCCGACGAGCGCGGCACGGTCGACGTCGACGTGCGCTCCCTGACGCTCGACGACAACGGCACCACGATGACGCTGCGGGTGGACTTCACCGCGCACCTCACGACGCCCGACGGCGACGCGACCCTCTCGGAGATCAACAACTTCTTCTTCCTGCACCCGGTGCTGCTGGACCGGCAGAACCTCAAGCGCTACTCGGTGGTCGAGGGCGAGGGCTCGCAGGACTGGCTGACGAACGACGACACGACCGCCCCGGACGGCGAGCCGCTGCACTCCTGGTTCGTCTACGCGGCGCCCGAGGACGACGTCGACGAGGTCGCGGTCACGATCGACGAGTGGGGTGTGGAGATCCCCGGCGTCCCGGTGACGTCGTGACCGTCCCGCTGCTCGCCGCCCTCGCCGTGGCGCTGCCGCTCGCGGTCCCGGCCTACGTCGACCGTGACGACGCACCCGTCCCGACGCCCGACGCGATCGAGCGCTCGGTCGACTCCTACGCCACGGACGGCTCGGTGGACGCCTACACGACGCAGGGGTCGGTCGAGTCCGTGGCGCCGCCCGAGACCGACGGCGGCACGACGACCCTCACGGTCGGCTCGGACGTGCTCTTCGCGTACGCGAGCCACGACCTCGACCCCGCGGCCGCCGCGGCGCTCGCCGCGCTCGTCGAGCAGGTGCCGGCGGGTGCCCAGGTCGCGGTCGTGGGTCACACGGACTCGCGCGGCGGCGACGCGGTCAACCTGCCGCTGTCGAGCGCACGCGCCGAGGCCGTGGCCGCGGTGCTGCGCTCGACGCGGCCCGACCTCGTGCTGGCCGTGGGGGGTGCGGGCTCCACCGAGCCGGTCGCGGACGAGTACGTCGCGGGCGCCCCGGATCTCGCGGCGATGGCCCGCAACCGCCGCGTCGAGCTCCGGTGGGCGGGCTGACGCTGCGGGAGCCCGGGTCCCGGACGCGGTCCAGGACCGACGCCGGTCGGTGGCGGGGTCGCCGTAGGGTGACCCGGTGCACCGGATCCCCACCGCGCTGATCGCCGCCCTGACCCTCGTCGTCGGCTTCGCCGTCGCGCAGGCGACCGACGTCCGGGCGCTCGGGGGCGCGGTGCTGGTCGCGGGCGGCGCGTGGTGCGCGGTGCGCGCGTGGCCGTCGGCGGGAGCGGCCCGCACGACCGCGGTGCTCGCGGTCGCGGCGGCGTGCTTCGCCGTGTCGCACGTGCTCGCGCCGCACCTCGGCGCGTGGCCGGCGGTCGTGCTGGTCGCCGCCGTGCTCGCCGCGGTCACGTGGGTCCTGGTCGACCGCGGCACGAGCGGGCGCGCCGCCGGGGCCTGACCCGCCCCTGGCCAGGCGCCCACCTGGGGTGTGCGTCAGTCGCCCAGCGCGTCCCGCACGAGCGGTGCGACGCGCGTGCCGAGCAGCTCGATCGCGCGCATCGACTCGGCGTGCGGCACGCCGGACACGTCCATCTGGAACGCCTGCCGGTCGTGCTGCAGGACGCCGTGCAGCGCGACGACCCGCTCGGCGACCTCCTCGGGGTGGCCGACCAGGTAGGCGCCACCGCGCGCGGCCTGGGACTCGAACGCGATCCGGTTGGGCTGCGCGAAGCCGCGCTCGGACGCGATCCGGCGCATCGACTCGTGCCAGTACGGGTAGAAGAAGTGGCGCGCGGCGCGCGGGTCGTCGGCGACGAAGCCGATGCCGGCGACCGACACGAACGGCTCGGCCGGCCGGCCGGGGCGGGTCGAGGCCGCGTACGACTCGCGGTAGAGGTCGACGAGCGGGGCGAAGGACGCGGGCTGCCCGCCGATGATCGCGTAGCTCACGGGCAGGCCGAGGGCGCCGGCGCGCGCGGACGAGCGCGGGTTGCCGCCCGTCGCGATCGCGATCCGCAGGTGCGGGCCGATCCCGGGCTTGTCGAGCGGGCGCGGCAGCACGAGCGCGTCGTCGAGCGGCGGGCGGAAGCGGCCGGACCACGTGGTCCGCTCGGCCTCGTCGAGCCGCAGGAGGAGGGCGATCTTCTCGTCGAACAGCGCGTCGTAGTCGTCGAGCGACGCGCCGAACAACGGGTAGGACTCGATGAACGAGCCGCGCCCGGCGAGCAGCTCGACGCGGCCGCCGGAGTACAGGTCCATCGTCGAGAACTGCTGGTGCACCCGGACGGGGTCCTCGGTGGACAGCACGGTCACGGCGGAGCCGACGGTGATCCGCTGCGTCTGCGCGAGCGCGGCCGCGATGACGGTCGCGGGGGAGGAGATCGCGTAGTCGGGGCGGTGGTGCTCGCCGATGCCGACGTAGTCGAGGCCCACGTCCTCGGCGAGCCGGATGCGCTCGAGGACCTCGCGCAGCCGCTGCGCGGGGGAGACCGTCGCGCCGGTCGCCGGGTCGGGGTGGACGTCGCCGAAGGTGTAGAGGCCGAGCTCCATGGCCCGTGCAACGCCCGTCCGGGGGAGGGTGTTCCGCGCCGGTGCCGGGCCGCGCGGCCCGCGCGTGGAGGACGGCGCGGAGGTGGTCCGCGGCCGGCCGACCTGCGCAGATGTCGGCGGCGTCACGCGCGCGCATGCCGTGGGTCGGCCGTGTGAACGCTCGGTCACGATGTGGTCACGGTCACATCCGGACCCTTGACGCGGATTAGTAAGGAAGTTCTACTAACAAACGTGACGACGACCACGCAGCCCACGAGCGGCTCCGGCCGCACCGTGGGGCGCGCCCTGCGGCCCACCGCCAAGGCGCTGCCCGAGCACGGCCGCGCGCACAACCGCTCGATGGTGCTCGCGCACCTCTTCCACGCCGGCCCGTCCTCCCGCGCCGACCTCGCCCGCAGCACCGGGCTCACCCGCGTGACCGTCTCCGGGCTCGTGGCCGAGCTCATGGGGGAGGGCCTCGTCGAGGAGCTCGGGGTGCGCGCCGAGGGCAAGGTCGGCAAGCCCGCCACGCTCGTCGGGATGCGCACCGAGGCCTACCAGGTCGTCGCCGTCGACCTCACCGACGACCTGCGCCTGCACGGGGCCGTCATGACCCTCGAGGGTGCGGTCGTCGCCCGCCGCTCGGTCCCGCTCGACGGCCGGACGGGGGAGCCCGCCGTCGCGCTGCTCGACGCCCTGTGCCGCGACCTGCTGGCGGCCGCCGAGCAGCCCGTCATCGGCGTCGGCATCGCCTCGCCCGGCGTCATCGACCCGAACGGCCTCGTCGTGCAGGCCCCGAACCGCGGCTGGTACGACGTCCCGCTCGCCGCGCGGCTCACGGCGTCGCTCGGCGTCCCGGTGCACGTCGCGAACGACGCGAACACCCGCGCGCTCGCCGAGTTCACGTACGGCGACGCGAGCGGCAAGGGCACCATCGTCGTCACGGTCGGCCAGGGCGTCGGCGCGGGCATCGTCGTCGACGGCGCGCTCGTCCTCGGCCGCCACCACGCAGCAGGCGAGATCGGCCACGTCACCGTGCTCGACGGCGACGGCCCCGGCGAGCGGCCCGCGCCCTGCGCGTGCGGCCGTGAAGGCTGCCTCGAGACGGTCCTGTCGGTCCCGGCCCTGCGCCGGCGCACGGCGGACCTCGACCCCCAGGACTCCGACGCCGAGCTGGCGTCGGTCGGACGGCTGCTGGGCATCGCCCTGGCACCCGTCGTCAGTGCGCTCGACCTCGCGGAGGTCCTGCTCTCCGGCCCCTCGGAGCTGCTGGACGGCCCGCTGCGCGAGTCGGCGCTCGCCACCCTCCGCGCCCGGACCATGCCCGTCATCGGCGACGGGCTGGCTCTGCGGATGGGCTCCCTCGACGAGGACGGGACCCTCGCCGGCGCGACGGTCCTCGTCCTGTCAGGTCAGCTCGGGGTCACGTGACGACCCCGAGCCGACCCCTTGCAGTCGGAACACCACCCCGGCGGCCGCCGTACGGCGCTCGCCTCGCTCACGGGAGGAACCCCAACGTGAAGATGCTACGTTTCGCGGCCGTCGGCGTGGCCGCCGCGCTCACGCTCACGGCGTGCAGCAGCGGCGACGACACCGGCTCGGACGACGCGACCGACGCGGGCACCCCTGCCCCCGCGACGATCAAGCTCTGGCTCAACGGCACCGACACGGGCGACGCCCTGCGCGAGTACCTGGTCACGACCTTCGAGAAGGAGAACCCCGGCTCGAAGCTCGTCATCGAGGAGCAGGACTGGAACGGCCTCGTCCCGCGCCTGCAGACCGCGCTCGCGTCCGAGGACCAGACGCCCGACGTCGTGGAGATCGGCAACACCCAGTCGGCGACGTTCACCTACGCGGGCGCGTTCTCCGACATCAGCGACCTGTACGAGGAGGTCGGCGGCGCCAAGCTGCTGCAGGGCTTCGTCGACGCGGGCGTCGCCGACGGCAAGAAC
This genomic interval carries:
- a CDS encoding multicopper oxidase domain-containing protein; translated protein: MTRASFHLRANALVGAWLVTAVLATLVHRAVPAAGWLMVHLLLLGAVSTAILVWSQHFADTLLRRPAPGGRRGHAVRLAVHTVGSVLVVAGLVSSVWALVVAGGALVAGGAVTHVVVLVRQGRGALPSRFGPMVRYYVVASALLPVGVTLGVLMARGDLPDEVHGRAYVAHVALNLLGWVGITVLGTLVVLWPTVLHARIDERAEAAGPRALPVLVAGLGVVGAGAATGWRPLVGVGCLVVVAGCGVLVRSMVDQARDAAPRTYAAWTVGAAVAWLVACTLAYGAIVATAPSWADAVDRVRVLVAPFAVGFAAQVLVGSLSYLLSVVLGGGPATARRTAAELDRGALVRLVLVNGGLALYVAPVPAAVRVVCSLVVLGALVTFLVLALRAVVLARRAGPPVPVPRPAGAVPAVEVPRPHRSGAAAVGVGVLALVVALGVALDPPAAGIGLVSAADADGVAATGETRTVRVEAHDMRFSPDRIEVTAGDRLVIELVNTDPQTVHDLTLATGATTGRLAPGDSATLDVGVVGRSLEAWCAVAGHRYMGMTLDVVAVGGATVTADDGADPADPGAETAQGGRAGHGAAGTAGTSAAADLDLMAAPDDAFVARDATAPAPLPAGRTHRRTLTVQEVEREVAPGVTQTLWTFDGTAPGPVLRGQVGDTFEITLVNDGSIGHSIDFHAGELVPDDTMRTIPPGESLTFSFTATRSGIWMYHCSTMPMSLHIANGMSGAVIVDPPGLPAVDHEYVLVQSELYLGPQGGVADPEKIAARTPDLVVLNGYAHQYRDRPLEVTAGDRVRFWVLDAGPNRPSAFHVVGTQFDTLYREGDWVLRDGGSTGTGGAQVLALAPAEGGFVELTVPQPGTYPFVSHAMSDAEAGASGRLVVTAP
- a CDS encoding amidohydrolase, giving the protein MTSPTPSSSPALDRTVAIRGGYVVPVSAPPIEDGTVLVVDGRIAAVGGPEVEVPAGARVVDATGRWVLPGFVDGHAHVGLHEEGEGSAGNDTNEMVTPNTAGVRAVDAVNIEDEGFRDALAGGVTAVVVKPGSGNPVGGQSVAMKTWGGRTVDEQVISASVSVKSALGENPKRVYGERKQLPSTRLGTALVIREAFTKARHYAAARAAAATKGEPFATDLALETLARVLDGELLWDQHTHRHDDIATALRLADEFGYRLVVNHGTEAHKIADVLAERDVPVIFGPMLTSRSKVELRDRAVANLAAIAAAGVRVAITTDHPVVPINFLVHQATLAVKEGLPRQTALEALTTNPAAFYGLDERIGALEVGRDGDVVVWSGDPLDVHARAEHVLVAGRTVYTWDTEAHRGRVVERAERFTR
- a CDS encoding pectate lyase; its protein translation is MTSRPTTRRARQVVALAVTGVLAAATAIAVAPAASAATPDGGASYVLVSRKSGKVVDVKGASTSDGAAAVTATRTDAASQQWSFVSVGSGWYELHNRASGKVLGVASASTSDGAALVQQTDQSSTAQQFSIAAQSDYVRLVNRGSGKAVSIAGASTSAGAAVVQLTDGKSYHQQWELVKVGATGTPAPTTSSTPRPTTSATPKPTTQPTSTPGSFPAWPTAKGEKKVSSTITVTGTLDGGMVRHYGISAGGQSESQPPMFKLENGAVLKNVILGTGAGDGVHCTGTCTLENVWWEDVEEDAATFKGTASSQVMTVNGGGARSASDKVFQHNGPGTFVITNFQVSSFGKLYRSCGNCSKQYARTVVVDNVQVTAPGKSLVGINPNLGDKATITDVTIIGDSSKKISICDAYKGVTSGEPSKTGSGPSAACGYSTSSITYK
- the pgi gene encoding glucose-6-phosphate isomerase, translating into MSSHPIDATSTSAWQDLSAHEATLHADLRGWFAADPARAERLSFTLADLHVDLSKNLVTDETLALLVRLADEVGLADRLQAQLRGDHINVTEDRAVLHTALRRPAGTEPRLVVDGQDVDADVQAELTKMYAFADRVRSGAWTGVTGERVRTVVNIGIGGSDLGPVMAYEALKPYVQDGLEVRFVSNIDPTDLAEKVKGLDPRTTLFVVASKTFGTLETLTNARLARDWLWRELGTEDSDEARNAAVAQHFVAVSTALDKVAAFGIDPANAFGFWDWVGGRYSVDSVIGTSLAIAIGPDAFRDFLAGFHAVDEHVATTPFAQNVPVLMGLLNVWYVNFLGAHTHAVLPYAQYLHRFAAYLQQLTMESNGKSVRWDGTPVTTQTGEVFWGEPGTNGQHAFYQLIHQGTRLIPADFIAVANPAHPLKDGETDVHGLFLANYFAQTKALAFGKTADEVRAEGTAEEIVPARVFSGNRPTTSILAPSLTPSVLGQLIALYEHITFVQGVVWGIDSFDQWGVELGKKLAMEIAPAVEGDTAALDSQDPSTKALIAKYLELRG
- a CDS encoding OmpA family protein: MTVPLLAALAVALPLAVPAYVDRDDAPVPTPDAIERSVDSYATDGSVDAYTTQGSVESVAPPETDGGTTTLTVGSDVLFAYASHDLDPAAAAALAALVEQVPAGAQVAVVGHTDSRGGDAVNLPLSSARAEAVAAVLRSTRPDLVLAVGGAGSTEPVADEYVAGAPDLAAMARNRRVELRWAG
- a CDS encoding LLM class flavin-dependent oxidoreductase: MELGLYTFGDVHPDPATGATVSPAQRLREVLERIRLAEDVGLDYVGIGEHHRPDYAISSPATVIAAALAQTQRITVGSAVTVLSTEDPVRVHQQFSTMDLYSGGRVELLAGRGSFIESYPLFGASLDDYDALFDEKIALLLRLDEAERTTWSGRFRPPLDDALVLPRPLDKPGIGPHLRIAIATGGNPRSSARAGALGLPVSYAIIGGQPASFAPLVDLYRESYAASTRPGRPAEPFVSVAGIGFVADDPRAARHFFYPYWHESMRRIASERGFAQPNRIAFESQAARGGAYLVGHPEEVAERVVALHGVLQHDRQAFQMDVSGVPHAESMRAIELLGTRVAPLVRDALGD
- a CDS encoding ROK family transcriptional regulator is translated as MTTTTQPTSGSGRTVGRALRPTAKALPEHGRAHNRSMVLAHLFHAGPSSRADLARSTGLTRVTVSGLVAELMGEGLVEELGVRAEGKVGKPATLVGMRTEAYQVVAVDLTDDLRLHGAVMTLEGAVVARRSVPLDGRTGEPAVALLDALCRDLLAAAEQPVIGVGIASPGVIDPNGLVVQAPNRGWYDVPLAARLTASLGVPVHVANDANTRALAEFTYGDASGKGTIVVTVGQGVGAGIVVDGALVLGRHHAAGEIGHVTVLDGDGPGERPAPCACGREGCLETVLSVPALRRRTADLDPQDSDAELASVGRLLGIALAPVVSALDLAEVLLSGPSELLDGPLRESALATLRARTMPVIGDGLALRMGSLDEDGTLAGATVLVLSGQLGVT